In Anguilla rostrata isolate EN2019 chromosome 1, ASM1855537v3, whole genome shotgun sequence, a genomic segment contains:
- the sema6cb gene encoding sema domain, transmembrane domain (TM), and cytoplasmic domain, (semaphorin) 6C isoform X4, giving the protein MRLTPGLRPLLMVALTLASCVLQVSIAAAPFPKDLEPISIVGRQYSYLYPSFQGLLSDNDTERLGLDFQRMLRINHMLYIAARDHVFAVNLSASAEKIIPQQKLTWKTKDVEKCTVRGKNSDECYNYIKVLVPRNDETLFACGTNAFNPTCRNYKMSTLEQHGEEVVGQARCPFESRQSNVGLFAGGAFYSATMTDFLASDAVIYRSLGESSPVLRTVKYDSKSLREPHFLHAIEYGNYVYFFFSEIAVEYTTLGKVVFSRVARVCKNDNGGSPRVLERYWTSFLKARLNCSVPGDSFFYFDVLQSLTNVMQINQRPTVLGVFTTQANSITGSAVCAFYMDDIEKVFSGKFKEQKSSELAWTPVPEEQVPRPRPGSCAGDGPAASFKSSTTFPDEMLTFIKSYPLMDEAVPSVNDRPCFTRTTSRFKLTQIAVDTAAGPYKNYTVLFLGSEDGRVLKVLASTHPNASFKTQLLEDIDVYNPTKCDARGEDRRVLGLELDKDHHALFVAFSSCVIRVPLSRCADYGSCKKTCLSSRDPYCIWLKSGSCTTMTPGLKAGLEQDVENDYTQYPDGCHDILATTRKQNTAADSAYGKTTPTSASTTKQGAAFPKLTGGSEKGTGPDDRPPLGKQGSPDLEAISVETEVCHCCLYNQRAKMGNEVFSTCTELCSHLRSVYWYKSQLIIRKETHRWD; this is encoded by the exons ATGAGGCTTACCCCGGGGCTGCGGCCCCTTCTGATGGTGGCACTCACCTTGGCTTCCTGTGTGCTCCAAGTGTCCATCGCAGCTGCACCCTTCCCCAAGGATCTGGAACCAATCAGCATTGTTGGCAGGCAGT ACTCCTACCTGTACCCCAGCTTCCAGGGCCTCCTGTCCGACAATGACACCGAACGGCTGGGCCTGGACTTCCAGAGAATGCTGCGCATCAACCACATGCTGTACATCGCAGCCAG GGATCACGTGTTTGCTGTCAATCTTAGCGCCTCTGCTGAGAAGATCATCCCGCAGCAG AAGCTGACGTGGAAAACGAAAGATGTGGAGAAGTGCACCGTGAGAGGCAAAAACAGC GATGAGTGCTACAACTACATAAAAGTGCTGGTGCCTCGTAACGACGAGACTTTGTTTGCCTGCGGCACCAACGCCTTCAACCCCACCTGCCGCAACTACAAG ATGTCCACTCTTGAGCAGCACGGGGAAGAAGTTGTAGGCCAGGCCCGCTGCCCCTTCGAATCGCGGCAGTCCAACGTGGGTCTGTTTGCAG GTGGTGCCTTCTACTCAGCCACCATGACTGATTTCCTAGCGAGTGACGCAGTGATCTATCGCAGTCTTGGAGAGAGCAGTCCAGTCCTGCGCACCGTAAAATACGACTCCAAGTCGCTCAGAG aGCCTCATTTTCTCCATGCCATTGAATATGGGAACTATGTGTATTTCTTCTTCAGTGAGATCGCAGTGGAGTACACCACCCTCGGCAAG GTGGTGTTCTCCCGGGTGGCCCGTGTCTGTAAGAACGACAATGGCGGGTCCCCTCGGGTACTCGAGCGCTATTGGACCTCGTTCCTGAAGGCCCGCCTCAACTGCTCCGTGCCAGGCGATTCCTTCTTTTACTTTGACGTGCTGCAATCCCTGACCAATGTGATGCAGATCAACCAGAGGCCCACCGTGCTCGGCGTCTTCACCACACAGGCCAACAG TATAACAggctctgcagtgtgtgcctTCTACATGGACGACATCGAGAAGGTCTTCAGTGGAAAGTtcaaagaacagaagagcagtGAGCTGGCCTGGACACCGGTGCCCGAGGAGCAGGTGCCTAGACCCAG ACCGGGGTCCTGTGCTGGTGACGGCCCAGCTGCCTCTTTCAAGTCCTCCACCACCTTTCCTGATGAAATGCTGACCTTCATCAAGTCCTACCCGCTGATGGACGAAGCCGTGCCCTCCGTCAACGACCGGCCCTGCTTCACTCGCACCACTAGCAG GTTTAAACTGACCCAGATAGCTGTAGACACTGCAGCCGGGCCCTACAAGAACTACACTGTTCTGTTCCTGGGCTCTGAGGATGGCAGGGTGCTGAAAGTACTGGCGAGCACCCATCCCAATGCCTCCTTCAAGACCCAGCTCCTGGAGGACATTGATGTTTACAACCCCACCAA GTGTGACGCTCgtggggaggacaggagggttcTGGGGCTGGAGCTGGATAAGGACCATCATGCCCTGTTTGTGGCCTTCTCCAGCTGCGTCATCCGTGTGCCCCTCAGCCGCTGCGCAGACTACGGCTCCTGTAAGAA GACCTGTCTGTCCTCGCGTGATCCCTACTGCATCTGGCTAAAAAGCGGAAGCTGTACCACCATGACACCTGGATTGAA GGCTGGGCTCGAACAGGATGTAGAGAATGACTACACACAGTATCCAGACGGCTGCCATG ACATCCTGGCTACCACTCGCAAGCAAAACACTGCTGCTGATTCTGCTTATG GAAAGACCACACCCACAAGCGCCAGCACAACCAAACAGGGGGCGGCTTTCCCAAAGCTGACAGGTGGCTCAGAAAAAGGTACTGGTCCAGATGACCGCCCTCCTCTGGGGAAACAGGGGTCACCTGACTTGGAGGCGATCAGTGTGGAGACAGAGG TGTGTCATTGCTGCCTGTATAATCAGAGGGCCAAAATGGGGAATGAAGTCTTCTCAACATgtactgagctgtgcagtcatttgCGAAGTGTGTACTGGTACAAATCTCAATTAATTATTAGGAAGGAGACCCATAGATGGGACTGA